atcactgtcatcatggAAAGGCTCACAGGGGATGTGTCCAAAGGATATTTATTTCAAGAAACTTGTGAATATGAGGCCAAGGTAGAAAAGCAAAAGGAGAACTCTATAggcaaaatttcaaaaaaatctcTTGCCCAAACCACTGGTTTTCAGCAAATAATAGTTGCCCATGAAGAAATACCTTGTAAGGAAAACGGGCACACTTTTAATGAACTTGAGAGAAGTTTTGATCTAAGATCTAAATTTATCCCACAGCATGTTCCTTATTCAGAAGAGAAACGACATATATTTGATCCATTTGGGAAGAGTGTCAAATGGAACTTATCTCCAATTAAAAGTCGAAGAACTTCTAAAAAGAAAACTTATAGTTGTAGTGACTgtggaaaaaatttcagtgacCGTTCAAACTTTTTTCGTCATGAGAGgattcatactggtgagaaaccttACAAGTGTGATGACTGTGGAAAAGCATTTATCCAGAGTTCATCTCTTACTGAACATCAGAGAACtcatactggagaaaaaccctataAATGTAAAGTTTGTGGGAAAGCATTCACTGTAAATTCATCTCTTGttcaacatcagagaattcatactggggagaaaccttataaatgtaatgaatgCAGGAAAGCCTTCAGTGACTACTCATCCTTTATTCAACATCAAAGAATTCACAGTGgcgagaaaccctatgaatgtattGATTGTGAGAAGTCCTTCACTGATATCTCATCTCTTACacaacatcagagaattcacactggagtGAAACCCTATAAATGTAATGATTGTGGGAAGGCATTCAGACGAAGTACACACCTTACACAACACCAGAGAACTCATACTGGGGAAAAGCCTTataaatgtaatgagtgtggaaAAGCATTCAGTGCCCACTCAACCTTTACACAACACCAAAggattcacactggagaaaaaccctatacatgcagtgaatgtgggaagggCTTTCCTGAAAACTCATCCCTTACTAAACATCAtcgaattcatactggagagaaaccttatgagtGTAGTGAATGTGGTAAAGCTTTTAGCCAGAGCACTCATCTTATTCAACATCAGAGACTTCATACTGAGGAGAAACCCTTTAAATGTGATAAATGTGGAAAAGCATTTGGTAACAGTTCAATCCTGATCAGACATCATCAGCTTCACACTTTAGAGTCATCCTAATGATACAAATGTTTTGTGGACTATTTCATCCTTTAATGATCCACTCTTACTTTTTGGTCATATGTCTCTTACCCATGCTATCCACTCTTCTGCTTATAATTAGAATCTCTAGGAATGTTGTACTCTTGGGACAGAGTAAAACAttacatgatattttaaatttaagtttccCATACTGACAGTGTTTTGTTAGGTGCATAAGAGATTTAGATTATTATGTCCTCTTGGGGAATTGGCCCATTTATCATCATTTAATGTGCCTTCTTATCCCTTAGTATCTTCCCTGTTCTGAAGTCTGCGttgtctgaaattaaaaaaagctaTGTCAGCTtacttttgattagtgttagcatagCATACCTTTCtctatctttttacttttaacattatgtttattactgttttctattctttgcatttgtttcctttcttccatctttttatgccttctctggttttaatggagcattttatgattccattttatctcttaTAATACATTAattatatgtcttttaaaaacattttagtgGCTGCCTTAGAGCttgcaatatacattttaaactaaGTGCAACTTTAAGTAAAATGACACTGCCTCACATGTAATGCAGTTACCTTATATCAGAGTATTCCCATCCTTTGTGGTATTATCATTTGCTTCACTTATGCTATGATCACCCAAtatgttgtcattattattactttaaataaacaATTATCTTTGagattaagaataagaaaatagttttattttactttcctaaAGTTTCTTTACTGATACTCTTCATGTCTTGTAGATCTAAGTTTCTGaactaaataatttttcttctgcctgaagaatttcttttaagatttttatggACAGATATGCTAGCAGTTAATTCcactggtttttgtttgtctgagaaagtaaTTCCCCATCACCtttgaagaataatttcactgtatgtaaaattCTAAGCTGGTGAgggtttttctttcagcactttaagtaTTTCAGTCCATTTCTTGCTTGCTTGCAtgttttctgatgagaagtccacTGTGATTCTTATCCTTGTTTGTTTATAGGTGTGTTGTATTTCTCTGGCTTCTGttaagattttgtcttttttttttttaaggttgaatatgATAGGTTTACAagtagtttgtttgtttggtatttatcctgcttggtgttctctgactTTCTCGTATACAAGATTTGGTATTTGTCATTCATTTTggaaagttctcagccattattacttcaaatatttgtgcttcaatattcagttttccctttcttctccttctggaattcgAAGTACATGTGTATTTCGTCTTCTGATTTTGGCCCACAGTTCTTGGATGAtctgggttttttccttctttatttctttttgcatttcagcTTGGAGATTTATATTGACCTGTTGACATTGATACTTTCCTTGGCTAAGATGAGTGTACTGATGAGCTCATTGAaagatttcttcatttctgtcactgtattttttttcttagcatttgtttttgatattttccaGAGGCTCCATCTCTATGCTAacattacccatctgttcttgcacaTTGTCTAATTTTTCCACTAGAGCtcttaacatattaatcatagttactTTAAGTTCCCTGTCTGAAAATGCCAGTATCTGTACCCTCTCttagtctggttctgatgctggCTCAGTCTCCCCACAGTGTGCTCTTGCCTTTTggcatgccttgtaattttttgttgaaagctggacATGTTGTTTTGGATAATAGGAACTGAGGTAAATGGGCCTTCAGTGTGAAGTTTCATGTTACTCTACTAGGAGTTGGGCTTtgtttaatgtttgctgtagCTGGAAGTGTTGGAGGCTTCAGTGTCCTCTGGGGTCCTTATTTTTGTCTCTTATTGTCTTTAGGTTTCTCTAGAAACTTTTCCTACATAGAGTCTGAGTCCTGGCACTCTCCCCATTGTAATCCATTGTTCTCATATTGGAGCCTGTTGATGTGGTGGTAAGCTATTTGGTAGGGGAAACTTTCTGTAATCTTATAATTAAATTTCAGTTGATTTTAGTGAGTCTAGTCCCTGGGCTTTGAATTTCAAAAGAATTTCTTAGCATTTTTCCTCACTACCTTCCAAAACTAGTGCTTATGACAACAACATCTGgtttcttcttccccaccccttgTTCACCCTCTAAATAGTCACTGTGGgacagggaaggggtgggggcttggagaggaggaaaaaagttcTCCGAGTCCTGAGCTACCTCagactggtgtgtgtgtgtgtgtgtgtgtgtgtgtgtgtacgtacgtACACAAGGATGGGGGAGTAGCAGCACCCAGGAGAGCAGGCTGGCCACCTCTTCCCACTCCAGGCTACAGATggaagactgaggcccagggaatcTTGAGCTTCATCTCCCCCTGCCCACATCCCTTAATTCCCCAAATCTAAGCCAGGTGTGTGGGCAAGGGGCCAGAGGTGTTTGcacataaaaatgcaaatcattAATGTATCTATATTTCATTTCTTGGTAATTCTATCCtgtcttttcccttctctgttaTAAATTTGGGAGCCTCGGGCCTCCTCTTCTACCTAAAGGACTCCAGTGCTTAGCCTTGTTGCTGAAAGAAATCTCAGCAAGAGGAGAAAAGATTCTGTCTTCTCCCCGAAGCTGCAGGGAATCCGGTTCTCTTCAGTCTGATAAAATTGCCCTGTTTAGGTCGTATCCTGTAAAGGAGTCCTGTGAAATGTCTGGACTTCAAGATGATGGGTACATCCTATGAACAGAACCCTCACCCTCCCAACCCACTGTTGTTCTGCTGGTCATGTTACTTGCCGACTCAGAAAACCCTGGTAATACAATTTAAATTAACATCTGAGTTTCAAAAGATAAATACTTCTCTTATCTCCCACATGCACAGAGGTAAAACCAAACCTAACTGTGCtagctgttaaaattttttttaactctttattggaatatatttgctttacactcttgtacccatctctgaggtacaccaaagtgaatcagctgcatctacacacatatccccatatcccctccctcccatgacttccccccatcctccctgtcctggccctccaaggcatctctcatgaagttgatctccttttgttatacagcaacttcccactagctatctgttttacagctggtagtgtaaatatgtctatgctactctctcacctcatcccaacttcccctttgcccctcaccccagccctgtgtcctcaagtccattctttacttctgtatctccattcttgcctgtcactggtttcatcagtaccatttcttcagattccatatatatgtgttagcatacagtatttgtttttctctttctggcttacttcactctgtatgacagactctaggtctatccacctcatgacatatagttcaatttcattcctttttatggctgagtaatattccattgtatatatgtgccacatcttctttatccattcatctgttgatgggcatttaggttgcttccatgtcctggctattgtaaatagtgctgcagtgaacattgtggtacatgtttctttttggatcatggttttctctgggtatatgcccagtagtgggattactgggtcatatgttagttctatttttagttttttaaggaacctccaaactgttttccatagtggctgtaccagcttacaatcccaccaacagtgcaggagagttcccttttttccacaccctctccagcatttattgtctctagattttttgataatggccattctgaccagtggaaggtgatacctcattgtggctttgacctgcatttctctaatgattagtgatgttgagcatcttttcatgtgtatgtcttctttggagaaatgtctatttaggtcttctgcccatttgtggattgggttatttgcttttttggtattaagctgtatgagctgcttgtatattttggagattaatcttttgtccattgcttcgttggcaagtattttctcccattctgagggttgtcttcttgtcttgtttttggattctttcgctgtgcaaaagcttttaagtttcatgaggtcccatttgtttattcttgattttatttccatgattctaggaggtgggtcaaaaaggatcttgctttgatgtatgtcatagagtgttctgcctatgttttcccctaggagttttatagtgtctggccttacatgtaggtctttaatccatgttgagtttatttttgtgtatggtgttaggaattgttctaatttcattcttttacatgcagctgtccaattttcccagcaccacgtattgaagaggctgtcttttttccattgtatattcttgcctcctttgtcaaagataagctgcccatagttgcttgggtttatctctgagttctctattctgttccattgatcttcctttctgtttttgtgccagtaccatactgtcttgatcactgtggtcttatagtatagtttgaggtcaggaagcctaattccaccaactccatcttcccttctcaagattgctttggctattcggggtctttgcgtttccatacaaatcgtaagatttcttgttctagttctgtgaaaaatgccgttggtaatttgatagggattgggttgaatctgtaaattgctttgggtaagatagtcattttcacaatattgattcttccaatccaagaacatggtatgtccctccatctgtttgtatcgtctttaaGCAGAGTTTGGAGAGCTGCCAAATGGTAATGGTGATTGCTGGGTTGCAGCAGAGATTTGCCGCCTTGCTCAGGTCACCCAGGGAAAGGCACACAGAAACAGGGGAGGTGCCAGGGCTTACTGAGCGCATCCTTCCAGAGTTACTCAACAGCACTGTGAAAGCTGCCTGGCCGGATGTGCCTGAGGAGCAAGGGAGGACAAGATGCTGACAAGGATCTCCTCCTCCCCTTGGGGGCCTTCTGTCAGTGTTCAGCTCTGTTGCCGGATACCTGTGACTGCACTTTAGAAGCAGATGGCAGAGGACATTTTGGATTCACCTGGGCCATTACTGCGCAGTGAACCTAGAAACAGTTTGGGAGGAGCCACCAGAGTggaattcttaaaaaaatcaaaggggcCAAGTTTGTGAGAAATCAGACTGAAGGGGCCACACTACTTACAGTTAAGAACCTGTGACCCACCACACATGGAGAGTTGGCTCTTCCCCAGGGGATGGCAACCGTAGGAGACCTCAAGTCCCCTGCCGCCTCCCCCTGCCCAGACATCTGCTTTCTGCCTGGAACAGGCATGATACCTTCCTGTTTGGAGTCAAGTCCAGCTGGAGTTGGCTGCTCTGAGCACTAATATGGTCAGGGGGCAAAGCCCCATGCCTGCTGCCCCTGGAGCAGGGTGGCACTCGAGAGCTTGCACGTGACCACTGCTGACTAAAACAATAGAtttccagttatttctccagcaaaaatgggtttattcagaATCAGCAAAAAATTACAACcaattcagggtctgcaaccatggtgagccacGTGCAAGTCCCAAGCAAAATGGAGAGGGGAAATCTTATAGAGGGGGAAAGGGCAGTTGGGAGAccatagtaaacaaagagtccatggcttttctttGGCCGAGTTGTAATggtctctcattggctgagctcttgccagAAAAGAAGAGGAACTCTTTCATcatcctgttgggctctgctgttGACGTAGGGCATGAGAAAACATTATAATTTAATCTACAGGCCCACTTCAACTTGTACCCGCTGTCCCAActgtttgaaaatgtctttttccattgtcagccagttttctttttctggaaccgTTACTGAGTTTGTACTTATTTTTACAACATTGATGGATTTAAGGCACACAAGATGAGTATGACCTGGGTGGCCTTTTCTGTGTGGCTTTTTAAACTAAGGATGTTATCAGTgaccatccatgttgtaacatgtatcagtacttcatttgtctcattgtgattaaaaatacataacatgACATTTACCATTTAAACATTTGAAGTGTTTAGTTCTGTGAAATTAACTACCTTCGTATTGTAAAAATATTctcaccatccatctctagaactttttcattctCCCCAAGTATCCATTAACTAGCTAACTGccctcagcccctgacaaccacatTCTTTTTGTCTCTGAATCTGACATCTCTGGATACCTTATATGAGTGGAATTGTATAATACTTGCCCTTCTGTGaccaacttatttcacttagcataatgacttcAAGGTTGATCCACATGTAGCATGTGTGAGAATTACCTTAGTTTTAAAGGTTGAATCATATCCCACTGtgtatataccacactttgtttatgtGTTCATCCGTCAgtggatacttgggttgcttccaccttttggctctttGAATATGCTGCCATGGATATGGTTGTGTACAAATACCTGTCCCACTTCCTCCTTTCAAATATTTCGGTTATATGCCCGGATGAAATTGACAGAGCATACACTAGCTGTTTAAGTGTTTGAGGAACTGCCGTATTATCTTTCacggtggctgcaccattttactttaTTCCTTTATATGGCAGAATAATAGGATAGTTTATGGATAtacccccccacctttttttttttttttttttcattttttggctgcaccccttggcatgtgtgatcttagttctccaaccagggattgaaccggcaccccctgcattggaagcatggagtcttaaccactggaccactagggaagttcatCTTTATGCATTCACCCTTTGAAGGACATTTCAGTCATTTCTacgttttggctattgtgaacagtgctgctatgaatattagtgtacaagtttttgtttgaacacctgttttcaattctttaggGTCTATATCTAGGAGTGGGTTTGTTGAAacatatggtaattgtatttttttaatctttttgaggaaatgccaaacTATTGTACACACATGctgcagcattttccatttcCACAAGCAATGTTGAAGGGTTCTGATTTCTTTACATTGTTGCCATGTTTGAtactttcagttttcttgattttaaCCGTTATAGTGTTTGGGAAGGGGGATCACATTatggtattaatttgcattttcaccTTGACTATTGATGTTTGACATATTTTATGTGCTTgttgacatttgtctttcttgtCTGGAGATGAGTCTGTTcaagttcttttccattttaaaattgagttttctttttgttgatttgTGAAAGTTCTTGATATATTCTGAAGAACAGACTGTTGTCAGATATATCATGTGAAATACTTCTATTCTGTGagctgtgttttcactttctggatagcatcttttgatgcacaaaagtgtTTAAAATTGAGGAAATCTAATCTATCCATTATTACATGGATATTGGAAACTTCTGCCTTTGCTTATCTGTAACTTTCCACTCCAGTGATAAGAAACCTGGCTTTTTGTGgtttattgaattcatttcttGTTCCATTCCAGATTACAGATATAGTAGTTTCAGTATTGTTAGCTAATACCCCCATGGGAAAGGACTTATAGAGTTCTATATTTGTGTAGGGTACATTTTGCCTTTGATCTAcagattcctttcttttccatagtTATTTAGGTCAGTACCTTTTGCCCTACCACCAACAGTGGtttttttcatacatttctaaATCAGTTAGATTCTTTGTCATATTCTTGATTCCATCCTGTGACACTGCCATAtcataaaaaaaactaaatttaaatatattatgatttACTTATTGGGTTGTAAAAATCCATTGAAAAGACTCATGCATAGTGGCAGGTATCCATCACTAAAGTATCATATGTAGTATTTCACCCCCACTCCATAACCTGTTTACCACCTCTGTTTTAGCtgttccagaatgtcatataaatggagtcatacagtgtGTGGCCTCCTCAGACtgaattctttcacttagcaatacgCATGTAAGAGTCATCCATATTTTTTGCATGGATTGATggtttatttcttcctgtttctgaaTAGTATTCCAAAGCATGTGtatgggaggaaaaataatttttcctctaccctccTAGGTTCTTGACTGAGGAACCCCCCCCCCACtgtaataaaagtcatatataatcatatagacaaatgcaaatagatatctttttttttgcaaaattttaGCTATGAGTCAGTAAAACTGAGTAATATAAAATCatctgtttatataaaataataggcTCCAAATTGTGTTTCTGGCAGATGAAACAAGAAAGATTACTTCCTTAGTGAAAACTAAAGCTTTTTACTAATGTTTGTGGAAAAGACTTCTAAGATTTGGATTTTCCCTGATGTGTAATCTTATGGAGGCTGGGGACTAAATTCTGTAACAAAGGAACTTCTGGAAATACCATGTGGCCATCTTGGTGTTTTTTAAAGTCAATCTGAGTGGATAAAATATCCAGTTTATCTACAATtagccttttccttttctgtctcaggTAGTGACTTTAGTGAACTAGGTTACTTTTCAATGGTTGGGCATGCGAAGGAAGAAAGCATTGcactttggggggaggggagtgttaATTGCTCCTATCAggtgaagaaataaatgtctcaTACTTTATGACAGGAAGCAAGAAGCACAATTAAAAACAAGGCACCCTCGAGTTAGAGTTATTCCCTTGGATGTTCACATTTAAAGACTTGGTTCTCAGGATTTGGATAACACAGCTCTTGCCGGTAGAAGGGCTTGAGGAAGGATGTAAGCATTTTAAAGAAGGAATCCTGGGGGCATATTTCTTATTATCAGAGGTGTAGGGCAATTACTATTTAGggggtttttcttctttcttgagtgTAGGACAGTTCTTTTTCTAATGACCTGACATGAGAAGAAAGTAGAGACTTTGATATTGGTAAGATGGATGGGTGGGCGTTGAATTACTCCTAGAgccacatttctatttttgtatagATGAGATTAGTAAAGCAAGGATGgctgtttttaattcttcaaagAATTACATATGCTACTCAATGATAACATCAAGAGGCTGACCTGCCCATTCAGCTTCTTTATCCTGAATTTGCTTCTTTATATCAAGGAAAAGATTTCCAACTGAGATGTAAATCAGAAGATCCCTGTGTGCAGACTCAGAGCTGTGTGCCTTTGGGATGTTTTCATACATCCCCCCACAAAGGCCCGGCATGCTCTCTCTCCCTCAGAGTGCGTAGTCCATTTTAGCCCAGTTGGTCATAGCAGAGGAGGCCTCACAAATAGCTCCTCTCAGGCCCTGCACATCAGCCTCCATTTGGGCCAAGTTTTGAAAATTAGCAAGAGATCCTGGCAGCGTATGTGGCCATTTGTGAACTTGGTGAGGATCTTCTCCAGGGGACTATCTGGAAATTGGCATGAGCATAGTGTAATATGAGCGGGAGGGTTGATGGTGTACATGGATTTTAGTTTTTGCTCTAAAtctgatttctgttcttttgttaAGGAAGCGCTCTTAGGCTTGCCATGATCCTTCTTCGTCTTTCTTTTATTTGATCATCCGAGAGGTTTCAATAGGATATTTGTTTTAGGGtgagaaccttaaaaaaaaaatccttgcaaatATCATCTTATCAGGTATTTGGCTAAAACAATCAGCATATTCTCCTGGCAACTCTTGTTTTCCTCCCAGGGAGTCTCCAAATGTATACCTTTTCCAAACATGACGCAAACCCAATAAGCCATTTTACTGCTTAACCGTGGACAAAAAGATGTCACTAAAGAGGGTAATGGTCTAGTGAGTCACTCCCAAAGACggccaaaagaaataaagactagATGGACCCCTGAGAGCTGGCAGCCTCCAGAGGTAGAACATCAGCCTCAAGCGGGATGCAACCCACATTTCTGGACAGCCAGTACAAAGCTGAGGACCCAAATGTGACAGCTGGCTGTCTGCAGATGCAGGGTGTACAAGCGATGATCCTGGCAGGAGGAAAGCCACAGAGAGAACGTTCTCACTAGATCCAAGCCAAGCTCCCAGGACACCAAATAGGGCAAAAGGGAAAGCAACGCTGTACCTGGAGGGAAAGGATACTGAGAGTACCCCAAAACTGAGGGTCACACACAATCACAACACCCAGAGAAGTAGTTCCTCCAAATGTTTCCTCCTGCCAGTGTAAACTTGGAAAGGAGAAGACAAGGAGAGACTGTTACTGCCCTCAGTTGACCCACCTAAAGCAGATATCTGGGAGGCTGACTTGGTCagaatttttaccttttcttagtTCTTTCCAGCATCCTGAGGTCCCATCACAGCCTCCAGAGTGAGTGGTATGTCCCAGGCTTCCCTTTGTTTTCACCAAAACTGTGAAGAAGCAGAaaattttcctctaccttctCAGGATTAGTGGCTGGGGTTTGTAAATAAAACTTACAGAAGACAGGTTAACAGGAGAGAAGGTTTACTTTCATGAACACAGAAGCCAACCAAAAATGCAACTAACATGTTAAACGCTGGAAGTTTAAAGGCTTATAAACCTAACTTAATAGGGGAAACAGAGAGGGTGAAATTGGCTTCTATGGGAAGAACAGATGGATTTCTCCAGGAAAGACAAATGGGTATTTTGCAAAACAGTGAGAAAGTTTGTGATAATGTTTGTCTGTACAGAAATGAGTGATCTTTGCATCTTCTTCAGGGTCATAAAAC
The DNA window shown above is from Hippopotamus amphibius kiboko isolate mHipAmp2 chromosome 17, mHipAmp2.hap2, whole genome shotgun sequence and carries:
- the LOC130839613 gene encoding zinc finger protein 501-like, which codes for HVPYSEEKRHIFDPFGKSVKWNLSPIKSRRTSKKKTYSCSDCGKNFSDRSNFFRHERIHTGEKPYKCDDCGKAFIQSSSLTEHQRTHTGEKPYKCKVCGKAFTVNSSLVQHQRIHTGEKPYKCNECRKAFSDYSSFIQHQRIHSGEKPYECIDCEKSFTDISSLTQHQRIHTGVKPYKCNDCGKAFRRSTHLTQHQRTHTGEKPYKCNECGKAFSAHSTFTQHQRIHTGEKPYTCSECGKGFPENSSLTKHHRIHTGEKPYECSECGKAFSQSTHLIQHQRLHTEEKPFKCDKCGKAFGNSSILIRHHQLHTLESS